ttgggattttagattctagattttagttttttataccaaatgttcttcgtaaagataccttacagaaaaagtttttttataaaagaaggTGAGTtctcgcccaaaaaacagcaaaaatctactatttttttaaattgaaaatgggttatttttgtattcataattgatattgttatgaaatctcttgtatattattggtaatttagttatcTAACTAATAACAAGAATTCGGTCTAAAAGTACGtaccatatttttaaaaaaacggaccaaggtatggcaaaattttaaaatttcaatttctaaatgcctataactcagaAATTATAAGAGCATTGTTTCTGTTTCGATTTTATTATgaactagctaaaacccggtgtgcttcgctactcGTAAAGTAATGATTTACAATATAGTTGTCcatataaaattagtttctaatgtaataaaaagtacgatatttatttcatattttccaaCCTTTATGTGAAttgcaataaaatacaaaagtttagaatcagaaatatttgaatttaatgttGGGTTTTCCTACTCGCGAACATGCAACTGAAAACTTGTCATGTGAAAAGCATGGACTGTCTAGActtagtccgcaaacttgcaaagactgaccttgagctttatcaattgaCATTGCAAAtgctaagcaaataggaaactgcaatcgattaaaatcaatggcatttccgaagttataatcgGAATACGTGCAGCAATACATCTGTCCCTTTATACTCCCGGATTggattgttcattaatttccTTATACTGTATGTCGAGTGTCAtataaatacgcaaacaatcatacaaacaaacacacattgacttttatatatatatataagggtttcaaatgtgtacatacaaattttaacatttacatttatattgttGGTAGTGCgcgcatttctgtactaaatattaatattgataggtGCTATAGCTTTccttatatataatttgtcatcaTATCTATGGGATGTGCCACGCTCACAATTGttaatttgcccatttttggcctaaataattatttcataCAAAGATTCAGTGCTTTACATATCACAATTATATGtatgggaagtgccacgccctctgtgaTTACTACTTCCATTTTTgcttcaaatatttatacaaagggtggaattgctcatgcaaacTTTGATGACTATAGttttctaaatatttgatttttataccctatataagtttgtcattccgtttgtaatttctacatttttcatttccgaccctataaagtatatatattctagatccttatagatatcggagtcgattaagccacgtccgtctgtctgtctgttgaaatcaattttctgaagaccccagatatcttcgggatccaaatcttcaataattctgtcagacatgctttcgagaagtttgctatttaaaatcatcaaaatcggtccataaataacggagatatgagcaaaaaactgggacaacctcgatttttgaccaatttttgatctatatatggattactaagtcattaatatatacaatatggatatcaatatagatatttcaaagtccattgcaacgatttttttttcatcaacaatttttttttgtcataaattttaaaaaaaaaaaaaaattaaaaaatttttttaaaaaaaatttggaaaaaaaaattttttaaaaaattaaaaaacaatttcgtaaaataaaaaatttgaaaaacaattaaaaaaaaattaaattttgtttacctaaaaatatttaaaaaaatttattttaaagtataatttggtgaagggtatataagataatatagatctcttacttgttatagcttatagctccttccagacatacagtaatatactataaaaattttaagcaaatccgttcagccgtttagccgtctatagatcctaaactaataataataaacatacatacagattagggatgccaaacgggactgggttttactaatcccgggattcgggattttagaaataaaaatcccgggatcacttgatttttcgggatttttcgggacttcgggattttagttaaacgtcaaaaacatcaaattcaacaataaaaactatttatttcgttaatatgaataagaaaaaatataacaaagcaaaaactaatgcattgaattaaaataaatttaaccgtgataaatccataacaaaattgaaaagtttATAACTTTTGTACATATGCCATATTCAAGCAAGAGGATTTTTAGGAAAGTGTACATTGCCCTTACTATGAGACCAATCGTGTAAAAATTGGtaatgaagtttaaaagttatttgcaATTGAAACTGCACAATTTTTGTCGAAAATGTTTGCTCCATccctatattaatattaaaaataaaaagtattgttttattatattacaaaaaatgtcggcctgtctgttaaaaacacgatagggcacaAACGAAAGAAGCCAGCTGGCTAAAATTATCCACAaatataaggtttgtttggtattgaaaatggtccatgatttcccctagccccatacaattgtctcccggaatactgtttgagcagtcataaatatgttgaatatGCGCCAATCCttaaaaaattgtgcacaaaataagttctaagtactccgaaattatactgtacagtattgcggaaatcgggctacatttgtccctagtccaaattgggttataataattaatatcgtgatgaaattggtcataaacaagttgtatatgaaaataaacccttctaccaacttttgtgaggtccagtccaaaatattttattgtcaataaataatttgtatataataatattaacataaatttcgataTAAGTGCTAATCAAGTCTccattgatggtgggtatacaagattcggcgaGATTAGAATTAtaagtatgctgaaatttagctttctaggtaTTTTAGAAGCTTGAAAAATCttcctgaaaatataaaaaatcttgtaatatTCCGGGATtcgttaatcccgaaaaatcccgggattctttttcacaaatcccgggtgTTGAACTCGTAAATAAAAGACGGGTTTTGCGTTGAACAAAATgctttataaaagtatttatgtttatttctaaaaaaaggttaaagttaatttaatattatgttATAGAGACAAACAGCTTACCGCAGTTTTGCAACCGTCTTTGGCAAGgttcaattcaatttaaatctGATGTTCTTACTTATGACATACGAAACATAGAATATGAGAGAAAGAAGAATGCAAAAGGCGGCACAAATAAATTGACAAATGACATTCATTATGAATTGCTAACTGCAATATACAAAAAGTCAGACTATGAAATACATTCAGGGTCATTCTGGAACACTCCCGCCCCCGTGGAGCTATCAGCTTCACCACTTTCTACGTCCAGAACGGCTAGCTTGGACACAGCGCGCTGCAACTTACCGGTGGAAGTCTTCACATCGACTCTTCGTGCCACACCATCGGGACCAGCATAAACACATGTGACCAAACCTTTCCGCCATTGACTTCTTGGAACATTCGGATCGCAGATGAACACCAAGTCTCCTACTTTGATTGGAACAGTACGTTCACACCATTTCACTCTCCTAGTCAGCGTTGGCAAATACTCATTAACCCACTTCTTCCAGAATCTATCCCTCAAACACCTTGAAACTCGCCATTGTTTTTTAATAGTGAAGGGTTTTATATCAGGTGATTCAACAGATGGTGTATTGGCAACATTTCCACTGCCAATTAAAAAGTGGTTAGGGGTAAGCGGCTCCTCTTCATGTGGGCTAATAGGCAAGTGTGTTAATGGCCGCGAATTAACGACGTTTTCAGCCTCAATTAGTAATGAGTGTAATACATGTTCTTTGGGAGAAATCTGCTTCAATGTATGTCGTAATACCTTCTTCACGCACTGTACCATCCTTTCCCAAATACCACCTTCAGATGGATTAACAGGACAGTTGAAAATCCATTCGATGCCTTTCATTGACATTTCGTTTTGGATTCTCTTAGCATCGAAAACTTCACTAAATCGTCTGGCCTCTTCGTTGGCACCAATAAAGTTTTTGCCGTTATCAGAACGGATTCTGGCGGGTATTCCCCTACGATTTATAAAGTTCCTTATGACAATTATGCACGAGTCCGTTGACAAATCGTAGGCTAATTCTAAATGAATTGCCCGAAGCGTGAGGCACGTAAAGAGCGCCACCCACCTCTTTTCTGTCCTTCTTCCAATTGACACATTTATAGGACCAAAGTAGTCTAGTCCAGTATATTTGAAAGGCTCAATATTTGGCTCCAGGCGATCAAATGGAAGTGGTCCCATAATTGGAGCTTGAGGGTTggcatttttaattttgcattgTTGACAATTAGATACGATCGTTTTTAGTAAGCTTCTTAATTGAGGTATCCAAAATTTTTTGCGTACTTCACAAATCGTCGCTTCATGATTTTGATGCATCATCTGACAATGATAATGCATGACAACaagttttgtaaaattatgatttttgggAAGAATTATTGGCCGCCTTGAACTGTAGGGCAAGTAACTAGCAGCATCTATTCTTCCATACACCCTTAACAgtccatcatcatcaacatacGGCATCAGGTTAtacaaatgacaggtttttggTATagatagtttatttttaatcaatttaagtTCATCTGGAAAGGCTTCCCTTTGGACTAGCTGGCATAGTAATTTTTCAGAATATTCTACTTCACGGGAGGTGAGACCATGTTTTTGTAAAACGTTATACTCTTTTCGGCAATGATTTATAAATCTTAGTACCCATGCGAAACTTCTTTTTAGACGACAAAGAGatgaaaatctattaaaatcaaCCATATTatcatttataattattaatgaCATCTTTTGGGAAATTTCTTCTTCATCTActtcttttgaaatttcaatctCGCCTTTTGTCCAGTCTTCTTCAGGCAATTTCAGGAAGGCTGGTCCATTTAACCAACGAGAAGAAGAGGAAAAATCCACATTGTTTGATGATCTCGTGGCTTCATCTGCTACATTGTCTTTTGTTGATACCCATCTCCAATTTTCAACATCTGTAGAAGCAAGAATTTCTGCTACACGGTGTGCGACATATGGTTTATATCTTCTGTGATTACTAGCAATCCATTTTAGCACAGTTTTAGAGTCACTCCATAATACACATTTGTCTGGAACAAGGCTGTGCTCACTTAAAATGTTCTGCTTCAAACGTGTACCGAGAACTGCTGCCTGCAATTCTAGCCGGGGTATAGTAACTCTCTTCAAAGgactacattttgtttttgaaattataaaactaGTGCAAATGTCACCATCACCAATATATCTCCAATAGGCAATTGCAGCAAATGCTTCTTCACTGGCGTCTACGAAAATATGAAGTTGTAGAGATGTTGGCTTCccaaacgaaaaataaaaacggCGAACTCTAAAATTGGCAATATTGTTCATTTGACTCCTCCAACGTTTCCAGGAACTATTTAAAGCATTGGGTATTGGTTCGTCCCAAAGACAATTACTCTTCCAAATTTGTCGTAATAGTAGCTTCCCACCCACTGTAAAATGACTCAAGTAACCAAGAGGATCGAATGTTGACATTATAATGCTTAAAACTTCTCTTTTAGTTGGGCTACGTTGGCCAGACATGACAAGTTTGTCAACtcgatgaaattttaaattaaacatgaaattGTCACTAGAAGGCTCCCAAAACAAACCCAGTACCCTTTCTGTACCATCATTGGCAGgaatttgttttgatattaaaCTACCATCCAGGGTTGTAATGACCTCGTCGGAATTTGAGATAAAGCCCCTTAGTTCGAATCCACCATTTTTGTGAATTTCTCTCACTTGTTTTGAAATACTTACAGCTTCTTCTACACTGTCAAAGCTGTCAACGAAATCATCCATGTAATGGTGATCGCATATAGCTTCAATGGCTCGAGGATGGAAAGCGCGATGATCTCGTGCATTGGTTTTCATGACATATAATGCCGAGGATGGTGAACAGGCGGCTCCGAAAGTCATAACTACCATTTCGTATTCATACGGTGGATTTGCTGTATTTCCATCCCTCCAAAGAAATCTTTGTGAGATTCTATCACATGGCTGCActaaaatttggtgaaacatTTCGCGAATATCGGCACCAACAGCAATTTGACCGCGGCGAAAATTATAAAGCGTAGACGGCAAAGACGCAATATCTTGGGGTCCTTTCAGCAATTGTGAATTCAAAGAAATGTCCTGTACACTGGCGGCGGCATCGAAAACTAACCTCAATTTGTTCGGTTTATTGGGATTGGTTACCCCAAAATGTGGCAAATACCATTTTCTGAAACTGGTCACTTTGATGTCATCTGAAGATAGCTTACGTACGTATCCTTTATCAATATATCCTTGCATGACTTCTTTGTACGCTTTGGAGAAGACTGGATCACGCTTCATTTTCTTTTCTATACCTTCTAAGCGCTTAAGTGCCATAGAATAACTGTTTGGAAAGCTCACTTCATCATATTTCCATAATAAACCTGTCTGGAATCGATCACCAACTTTTCTTGTAGACTCATTCAAAATCCGCTTGGCTCTGACATCTTCATCAGATTCCACAATAGGAGCTGCCCTTACACCCATATTTTCAACGTTAAAATAATCGGTCACTATTTGATGAAGGTCGACGTCTCTTTTGACATTTACAAAAAGGCACGATTGTTGTATAGGTGATAGTCTATGACAAGGACCAAACACCACCCAGCCCAATTCAGTGTTACAGGCAAATGGACCTgtcatgttgttgttattggtgATAGATGGCAACCCTAAAAATGCATGATCTAAACCGATTAATAATTTTGGCACTACGTTGGTGTAGGGTTTAACCGGTAAATGAGGTGAACCTTTAAATACCTTTTCAATTTCTTCGTGCGTTAGGCTTTGCATGGGCAAGTTTAAATTAGAAACAGCATACACATCTTTAAGTAGGTGGCAACTCTTCCTATTGCTCCCACTTATCTTAACGTTGAACGATATAGCTGGTTCACAGGCTGATCTTCCACCGAACCATTGGATATTTAGAGGGCAATTTTTTCCATGGACGCCAATTTTATCTGCCACTTCTCTGTCTAGCATTGTAATGGATGAGCCATCATCAAACAGGGCATATATATCCATATGACAATTTTTACCATACAATGTTACAGGTAAAACTCTAAATAACAATTTGTTGTTACTTTTAGCAGAACAGCTGAGGACATTTTCTTGAGGTTGGTTGGTAGGGCATGGCAATGTAGAGGATGGATCACAAGGTGTGTTCTCATGAAGTAGTTTGTTATGCTTGCGTTGACATCCATTATTCGAGCATGTTTTCTTACGGCGGCATTCTCGGGTGGTATGACCAACGTTCAAACATGAAAAACACGCTCGAATCCTTTTTACTTCCTTCCATCGATCCtgtgtattcatatttaaaaaacgatcacaatcataaattttatgaggattttGACATATAGGACATTTTGGTTGGTTTGCCGTGGTGGTATGTAGTAAGACTCGGCGTTTCTGATCTTTTTGGTCAACTTCCTGAACACTGCATATTAAGTTGGCCACATCACTAAGCCAGTTACTAAAATCAATAATAGTAGGGTATGGTTGAATACTTGCAGCTGTTCTGGCCCAATCCAATTTTTTGCTCATGGGCAGTTTCGCTATCAACTCTTCCAATAAAGTCGGATTAGCTATATGCTGTTGACCATTCACTGATTGTaaaaaaactgctaaatttttaactttagtGGAAAACGGAACCagctttactaaattattttctGAAACTTGCGGCAAATCCCTTACTTGACGTAGCTGACTATGGATGAGCTGCTCAGGGCGGCCGAACCGAAATTTAAGTTGCTCTATGACGGCATCAACGTTGTCAGGATGAATCAACAAAGATTTAATTACTTCTCGCGCATTTCCCTTTAGGCATTTTTGTAGACGTtgattattttctaaattcgtaTAACCATACGCTGCAGTCGACTGAGTGAACGCTGTGTAGAATAAGGGCCAGTCTTCTGGATCGCCGCAAAAGTCTGGCAAATCTTGAGTTTTCCTTGGCATGATGGTTGAATTCGGGATTGTGTTTGCAGTAGAGGGCTGTTGACTTAATTCCCAAAATGGCGGTATCGGATTGTTT
The nucleotide sequence above comes from Calliphora vicina chromosome 1, idCalVici1.1, whole genome shotgun sequence. Encoded proteins:
- the LOC135951645 gene encoding uncharacterized protein LOC135951645, producing the protein MLQHSPLRRSPRLKGDSVTSEPSDGTQPVSSAASGTQTTTQARDAVKIKNVTSTPPVQMQPASTDDSKTATSANAKGAQQTQSVSKPPASHSKVSTPVQTLPKTSSTSVLEMQKHIAMLQRQLSDAQVKLSDSNRQCQELQSAIQRKDQVSDHNLKHVSASQSTISAIDQPPPTTFALHYISQPTNTSTTYTAAMSCMQTASTSSSIAALPTQAAQTSNDSLVLPSFCDTNTNMPSMQTAPTITNRTNTPTQAAPAFNHMYVSPATNNPIPPFWELSQQPSTANTIPNSTIMPRKTQDLPDFCGDPEDWPLFYTAFTQSTAAYGYTNLENNQRLQKCLKGNAREVIKSLLIHPDNVDAVIEQLKFRFGRPEQLIHSQLRQVRDLPQVSENNLVKLVPFSTKVKNLAVFLQSVNGQQHIANPTLLEELIAKLPMSKKLDWARTAASIQPYPTIIDFSNWLSDVANLICSVQEVDQKDQKRRVLLHTTTANQPKCPICQNPHKIYDCDRFLNMNTQDRWKEVKRIRACFSCLNVGHTTRECRRKKTCSNNGCQRKHNKLLHENTPCDPSSTLPCPTNQPQENVLSCSAKSNNKLLFRVLPVTLYGKNCHMDIYALFDDGSSITMLDREVADKIGVHGKNCPLNIQWFGGRSACEPAISFNVKISGSNRKSCHLLKDVYAVSNLNLPMQSLTHEEIEKVFKGSPHLPVKPYTNVVPKLLIGLDHAFLGLPSITNNNNMTGPFACNTELGWVVFGPCHRLSPIQQSCLFVNVKRDVDLHQIVTDYFNVENMGVRAAPIVESDEDVRAKRILNESTRKVGDRFQTGLLWKYDEVSFPNSYSMALKRLEGIEKKMKRDPVFSKAYKEVMQGYIDKGYVRKLSSDDIKVTSFRKWYLPHFGVTNPNKPNKLRLVFDAAASVQDISLNSQLLKGPQDIASLPSTLYNFRRGQIAVGADIREMFHQILVQPCDRISQRFLWRDGNTANPPYEYEMVVMTFGAACSPSSALYVMKTNARDHRAFHPRAIEAICDHHYMDDFVDSFDSVEEAVSISKQVREIHKNGGFELRGFISNSDEVITTLDGSLISKQIPANDGTERVLGLFWEPSSDNFMFNLKFHRVDKLVMSGQRSPTKREVLSIIMSTFDPLGYLSHFTVGGKLLLRQIWKSNCLWDEPIPNALNSSWKRWRSQMNNIANFRVRRFYFSFGKPTSLQLHIFVDASEEAFAAIAYWRYIGDGDICTSFIISKTKCSPLKRVTIPRLELQAAVLGTRLKQNILSEHSLVPDKCVLWSDSKTVLKWIASNHRRYKPYVAHRVAEILASTDVENWRWVSTKDNVADEATRSSNNVDFSSSSRWLNGPAFLKLPEEDWTKGEIEISKEVDEEEISQKMSLIIINDNMVDFNRFSSLCRLKRSFAWVLRFINHCRKEYNVLQKHGLTSREVEYSEKLLCQLVQREAFPDELKLIKNKLSIPKTCHLYNLMPYVDDDGLLRVYGRIDAASYLPYSSRRPIILPKNHNFTKLVVMHYHCQMMHQNHEATICEVRKKFWIPQLRSLLKTIVSNCQQCKIKNANPQAPIMGPLPFDRLEPNIEPFKYTGLDYFGPINVSIGRRTEKRWVALFTCLTLRAIHLELAYDLSTDSCIIVIRNFINRRGIPARIRSDNGKNFIGANEEARRFSEVFDAKRIQNEMSMKGIEWIFNCPVNPSEGGIWERMVQCVKKVLRHTLKQISPKEHVLHSLLIEAENVVNSRPLTHLPISPHEEEPLTPNHFLIGSGNVANTPSVESPDIKPFTIKKQWRVSRCLRDRFWKKWVNEYLPTLTRRVKWCERTVPIKVGDLVFICDPNVPRSQWRKGLVTCVYAGPDGVARRVDVKTSTGKLQRAVSKLAVLDVESGEADSSTGAGVFQNDPECIS